Genomic segment of Pseudorca crassidens isolate mPseCra1 chromosome 10, mPseCra1.hap1, whole genome shotgun sequence:
aatacattaattaatagAAATGATACTTGACGTTCTAGGAACAGACGAAATCATCAAGAAGAGAGTTGAGAACAGAATCTTAAGGAGAGTCTATATTTCAAGGAAGAGAGACACACATGAAAACAGAGAAGGTGTATTTACAGACGTAGGAAGAGAACAGTAGCCTAAAATGCAGGCGTGAGTGTGTATTCAGTGTCAGGGGCAGAATAGATGTGGATGGGGACTGAGAAAGGGCTGATGAACTCAGCACTGAGGAAATTGCAGAGACCTTTGAGAAAACAGTTGCTATGAAATGAAGGTGCGAAGGAGTGAGTTGTGAGAAAGATGAAGCTGCACATTATTCTTGCCATAaataaagtaagcagaaggagaaagagcCTAAAAATAGTGTCAAGGATAGTCTAGAGGCAGGGCAAAGTTGGGTCTGTGTGTTTTTCAGACAGGAGAGACTTGGGCATGTTGCagctggagaggaaggaggcaaACAAAAGAGAGCAGAGACTGAAGGTACAGAGGGCTTACACCCAATTCTGGCTCTTAATACAGTTAGATAAGTTGGTATTTGGCACAGAGCAAAGCATCTGTACTGTGCTGGTCGTTCTGTCTTTGTCATCTCCCTGCGCTGTGGCAATCGGTTGTGTGCTGGCTGGCTCTCTACATGAACTCTACTGCTTTCTCACTGAGGAAAGCAGATCCTAATGCAAGAGAGAGAGACATTATTGTGCAGACATAACCTTAAATCTGTAACTCGTGATTAAACAGGCTCATTCTCGAACATCAGCGCTTGATTACTGATGAGTGATGGCCAACCTCGCAAGGCCCCGGCGCACCCAGCGCATTAGCGTACCATCGCCTGTGGCCAAGAGCCGCTGCTTAAGTGGCCGTTCCGCTCTCGGGTTTAAGAGCTCAAGAACACATTTGGTTAGAGCTTCCAACCTCGTCCCAGAGAATTCAGCCTCTGCAGGAGTCTCTGAGGGACGGACGCTCTGACCTACAGGTTATCTGTCCCCCATCCACCGACCCACCCCCACATTCAGGGAGAATGGAAACGAAGGGGAACAAGGGAAAGTGCAGCAGCCGTGAGGACCCTCCACCCCTTCAGCCATcttcccccccccaccgccactCCCCGCCCCGCCACCCCACCGCGTGCTCCCGCCTACACACTGCCCTTAGCCAAGGGCTAGCGTCACCCTTCTCAGTCTCTGctcctagtttttgtttttgttattttgtatctatttctttgttttattttagccatAATGCAAAAATTCAAAAGGCTAGTTTCATTGTACTTAAAATACAGCCTTTTAAAGCCCTATATAATAATACTCTAAAATGTAGCATTTTCCCTTTTGGGTTATTAACTGTATCTTAATGCGATTTCtaccttgttttaaaaaatctttgtcttAATTGGATATTGATACTAAATTATGTTTTCCCATATCTCTTAGAAATAAACTGTtagctgaaaataaaattcattttcaacacttgttatttgtaaaAATGTGTTCATTGTGTCTTTAAGCACCCTTTGCAGGTTTTATGGGACATGTAATGTAGGGTATGTGTAGCAGGTTGAAGGGTTAAAATACCCTGCTCTGTCGCATATGGCGGTGAGCAGAATCGCAGATGTTGATGATACCACGTAATTAGTATTCTTTTATGTAAATGAAGGCTGTCAGCATGTTACCATAGTGTCTACTCTCTCTGAAGCTGGAATTTATGCCGCTTGGTCTCACCAAGATCAGGCAGGATTTTTCCACTATCCTTAGTCAAGAACTGAGAAGAAATCAATACgatgagagagaagaaatggaaatctcCCTAAAGTAGATTCTCTTaaatttttcctattttgtttttgttgaactTCTCCCCAGAAATTTTATTTCGGGTGATGCTGTTATCCATTTCGGATCGGCTAAGAAATCTGCTATTTGAGAATAATTGGAATAGTCCAATTAAAAGATGAATCATGTTTTCAAGCTATAggtttttgaaagatttttgtaATGCTCAGTCATCTCTCTCATACAgagacctttaaaaaataatgtgataAATCTAGAAGTTTCTCATCAGAACAAAAGGCAAACATTGAACAGGTTCCATTACCTTCTTTTACTATTTGGTGATATTAACTATAGTAGAatccttttaaatattaattatggtTTTTAGCTCAAGttgattcagatttttaaattaaaactatattacTTAAAGAAGCAAACGCTAATATTTTGTCAGGTTTGCTTTCTCTGTATGCAGATTGATCCAGGGTGAGCAGGACATTTTTTTACAGTTACTGATATACTTAATGATGGAGAACTATTAAGGCACATCATGTTCATTTCCAGTTACACTGCAAGTTTCTCTCTTTTGGATACTGGGTGCCTGTCACACTGGATGATATATGTTTTAAATGGAAGTGTTAGGACTTTTATGACCTTTAGCAATTATGAAGGAAAAGGGGTCCAtgtcagaaaaatgtaaaatagatttcCTCTTTGTGCCTGTGAGTGTTAGGCCTTGTTCTTAAATAAAATGGTCAGAGGATGTGTGAGGGGTGAGTGAAATACACGGTCTTTCTTGAACTGAGTATACCCAAGATTGTATTCTCTTTATTCTCTATTGTGTGCATTGACTTTTGTGTCACTTTTGAGTGATTTCCATTGCATGATCAGCTATGTTTTTCCTCTAGAGAAGCTAGTCTGCCTAGGTTAAATCAGTGTAGTGAGGTGCAGAGTAGCCCTGTGTTTTCCTGAATGGATTTACTCTGCCATATGGCAGGTTAGTGAGTTGCCACGACAGATCTGTAATGGGAAAAAGGCTGTGCAGGAAAGGATGTGCGTGATCAGCAGATTTATAGATCAGAAAATGAAATTGGAAGAAAGAATTTCCAGAGTGCCCTTTCCATTTGACAGCATTCCATGAAGAGGGTGTGGAATGGTTTTTTAGTGGTTTTCTATTTTGGCTTTTGGTTGTTCCAGCATGTTTTTTCTAGCACAGAAGTTGATTTCATAAGGTATCAATGTCTTGGGTGTTGTGTTGCTGTATTCCTATTCATAGAAATATTCTCTCTTTGTAGGATTTGAAGCTGTGCTATGTTTCATGTGATAAGATCTCAGTAGCAATTAAATTTCTGAAGACACATCAAGGTTCCTTTTGGCTAAAATGGGGATTTGTCAGGTTTTGAGTTAGAAGAAGCTATTCAGACATGATTCAGTGAGTAGTGAATCTtccaaagggaagaaaacaaaaagaaaacccaagtgAGCTAAAGATAGTATGTGCTGGTGTATTTAAATCTGTGCTATCTAATACTGCAGCCAccagtcacatgtggctatttaaatttaaattaattaaaattaaataaaattaaaagtcagtCCCTCAGtttcactagccacatttcaggtaCTCAGGAGGCACATGTGGCTAGTTAGTACAGTATTGGACAATGCAGATAAAGAATATTTCCATcgttgcagaaagttctattgaacAATGTCTAAGTGAAagatcttgagaaataaaatttttgatcccttgatttctttgatttctatGAGGAGTTCTTCAGCCCTATATAATTTACTGATTAGTACAGTGGTTCTAAGGCTTTAATGTACAAATGAATCATCTGTAGAGCTTGTTTAAAATGGAGATTTTAGACCCCTCTCCCAAAATCTGATTCATCACATTTGGAGTCATGACCAGAAATCTGTACATATGACAGGTATCCTAAGGAATTCTGATGCTGGTAGGTGGTTCAGAgactacattttgaaaaatatgaagtTAGTGACAAACTTGGGAATTGCCaatcttttgattttatttttccccttttcattcttttattactgactttcttttgtgtctccagTAATTGGTTGTAAGCATCATGTGTATCCAACTTAAATTCCTGATTGGTAATAGGTAGCAAAAAGacaattcatttatttaccattttatcttttaaatgtatGTCTGTTTTAATTTGGCTATGCCCTACAGAAAGTAAACAGAAATGGTTATTTCAATACTGTTCTGGTCTGTGTGGAGAGGTAATTCTGACAGAACACCTTTGACCACTCAAGAGTTGAGCACCCACAAGTCTTGAAATTATaaagaattataaagaaaattttcttttttaaaagaaaaatagggaattccctggcggtccagcggttaggacacagtggtttcactgctgtgggccggGGTTcgtggatccctggtcagggaactaaaatcatgcaagccacacagtgtggcaaaaaaaaaaaaaaaaaaaaaggaaagaaagaaatataacacATGATCTCCTCTCTGAAGGAGATTATAGCTAGTTAGGAAATGGAGAAATACATCTACAGAAATGACTTAAAGGGCACTTAGCAACAAgtcaataattagaaaaatatagtaGAAACTAAATCCTGATAGTACTCAAAGGAAAAGCATGACCTGACTTGATGGAAGATAATCTAGGTTACTTTCTTTTGTATGATTTAAGGATTTCTTATATAGGGACATGGCCCCTGCCCATTGGAATGGGCAATTTAAAACTGGGAAGGATCCCTGGTTTGGTCCTGTGGTATATTTGTGGGTTTTAGCAATAGGGCCAAGCCAAAAAAGGCATCTGGAAAACCAACTAAAGGCACTACTCAGAGTGCTTTGGATTTAGAACTTCTCTGGGTGACCCCATAGTCATAGAACTGTATTTGCtcacagaaatgaaagtgggcAAGAAATGGGGTGAAGGAAATCCAGTTTATAAGAGGAACTGCCTTTAGGGAATTTAAATACTGGTATTGGGGGGGGGGAGTCAAGTTTCCAAAGAataaaaggttttcttttaaaatagcctCTTTCCCTTGGAAAAATGGCTTATTAGGCTTCTCTGGTGAACAGTGTTGAAGAAGCAATgttagaaagacaaaaaaaaacaaaaacgctcAGTATGTtaccactgtttttaaaaataaaaagtatttttacatatatCATCCAGaaggtttgcttttttttcttttgtcccggTAGTTTGGTTAAATACTGTAATACCAGTAGCCACTACACCTCTTGTCCTACAAGTCAGATTTGTCTCATTCTGTACTTTCAGCAAGGAAGGTAAACGTTTTCCCATCCTTTCTACAAGATGTAAATGTTCTTTTCAAAAAGACACTTTGGCTTAGTCCCTCagggttgctgtaacaaaaatgccatagactaggtggcttatgaataacaaacatttatttctcacagttctggaggctgggaagtccaagatcatggcacCAGATTCCCTATCTGGTAAGGAGTAACTGGTTCATAGCCATATGGCTGGCTTTTCACggtgtcctcacatggaggaaggggtgagggagctcttttataaaggcactaatcccattcttgAAGGCTCATCCCATGAGGGTCAACGCATTcttgacctaagcacctcccaaaggccctacctcctaataccatcacctttcaGGGTTAAGATTTTAGCATATGAATGGGGtgcaaacattcagaccacaaaAGACAAAATGTTAGATTGAGGCTCAGTCTACCTACTTAGCCAGATCTTTGgactcaagaaaataaaaataatactttgtaCTGCAGAGGAATTTCTTTCTTACCATTTATCTTTTTTACCCTATCTTCTTATCTCTACTTTGAAAAACACAGTGAAACCGACCTAAGATTGCCTTTTTATTTGAGAGTCTTCATCTCTCCTACTGGTATGTGAAACGCTGTCTatgtctctcctctcctttcctctgcccTGTTCCTTTTTGCATGCAGCCAGGATCTTGTCGGTATGAGACAGAGAGGCTTTCACTTCCAGGACATCATCAATTCAGAGATGGTTCAGAATACAAGTTTCTTTCCCCTGGTGGCCAGTTGGGTGCAATGTGAAATAAGGGTAATGACATTTCCAAATCAGCCTTACGTAAAAATTAGCTGATATTCAAGAATTAAAACAGCCTTAGAAAATGTAAACTTACACATTAGGGCTAAGGTCTGTCGTTTAgtattttatgattctttttaaGGAACTTAACTGTCTTTCTGTTATACCCAGTCTATGccaaaattgcttttctttttctttttttaaacttccttccAAAAGAACCAGTTTTGAATTGAAAACAAATGAATACTGAGTGGAAAATGCCGGTTGCAAGCCtttttctaggaaaatattttgctgaaagctttctcttcctctctctctcttcgaGGGCCCTTATCGTGACAGGTTGAAAGAGTGAAGACTTCCATACGACATGGATAGATGCAAACATGTAGGGCGGTTGCGGCTAGCCCAGGACCACTCCATCCTGAACCCGCAGAAGTGGTGCTGCCGGGAGTGCGCCACCACCGAGTCCGTGTGGGCTTGTCTCAAGTGCTCCCACGTGGCCTGCGGCCGCTACATCGAAGACCACGCCCTCAAACACTTCGAAAAGACTGGACACCCGCTAGCCATGGAGGTCCGGGACCTCTACGTGTTCTGCTACCTGTGCAAGGACTACGTGCTCAACGACAACCCCGAAGGGGACCTCAAGCTGCTGAGAAGCTCCCTCTTGGCGGTCAGGGGCCAGACGCAGGACCTGCCGCTGAGGCGCGGGCGGACGCTGCGGTCCATGGCCTCGGGCGAGGACGCCGTCCCGCCGCAGCGCGCTCCTCAGGGACAGCCGCAGATGCTCACGGCTCTGTGGTATCGGCGCCAGCGCCTGCTGGCCCGGACGCTGCGGCTCTGGTTCGAGAAGACCTCGCGGGGCCAGGCCAAGCTggagcagcggcggcggcaggaGGCGCTGGAGCGCAAGAAGGAGGCGGCGCGGCAGCGGCGGCGCGAGGTGAAGCGGCGGCTGCTGGAGGAGCTGGCCAGCTCCCCTCCGCGCAAGAGCGCGCGCCTCCTGCGGCACGCGCCCCGTGCCGCCGCGCCGCGCGCCGCCGCGCCGCGCGCGCCCGCtgggccccgccccgcgccgcgccGCGCGCCCGCCATGGCGCCGGGCGTCACGGGCTTGCGCAACCTGGGCAACACCTGCTACATGAACTCCATCCTCCAGGTGCTCAGCCACCTGCGCAAGTTCCGTGAGTGCTTCCTGAACCTCGACCCGTCCAAGACGGAGCAGCTGTTTCCCAGGGCCGCCAACGGCAAGGCCCCTCTCGCGGGCAGGCCGGCCGGCAGCTCAGCCACCGAGCTGTCGCCCAGGAGCCACGGGGCCGAGGCCTGCAAGCGCGAGGGCCTCTGCTTGAATGGCGGGGCCTCCCTCAGCAGGAGCCTAGAACTCATCCAGAACAAGGAGCCCAGCTCGAAGCACATCTCCCTCTGCCACGAACTGCACACCCTCTTCCGCGTCATGTGGTCCGGGAGGTGGGCTCTGGTGTCGCCCTTCGCCATGCTTCACTCGGTGTGGAGCCTGATCCCCGCCTTCCGCGGCTACGACCAACAGGACGCGCAGGAGTTTCTCTGCGAGTTGTTGCACAAAGTGCAGCAGGAACTCGAGTCCGAGGGCACCAAGCGCCGGATCCTCATCCCCTTCTCCCAGAGGAAGCTCACCAAACAGGTCTTAAAGGTGGTGAACACCATATTTCACGGGCAGCTACTCAGCCAGGTAGGTGTGTGCCCAGCCCATCCCCAGCTGCCCACCACACTGGAAACGGGTTGATGTAGTAGTTAGGCTTCCCGTGCGTAGCTCCCCCAGGCTGTTGGCCTAACTAGGGTAGCCAACATTTGCTGTAACTATGCATAGCTGAGGGCGGCCACTGTACCTTTTACTATACTGTGCGACGGCCTTGTTGGTGAATTTGCCTCCTGTCTTAACAGGCAGATTTTTAGTTCAAC
This window contains:
- the USP49 gene encoding ubiquitin carboxyl-terminal hydrolase 49, with translation MDRCKHVGRLRLAQDHSILNPQKWCCRECATTESVWACLKCSHVACGRYIEDHALKHFEKTGHPLAMEVRDLYVFCYLCKDYVLNDNPEGDLKLLRSSLLAVRGQTQDLPLRRGRTLRSMASGEDAVPPQRAPQGQPQMLTALWYRRQRLLARTLRLWFEKTSRGQAKLEQRRRQEALERKKEAARQRRREVKRRLLEELASSPPRKSARLLRHAPRAAAPRAAAPRAPAGPRPAPRRAPAMAPGVTGLRNLGNTCYMNSILQVLSHLRKFRECFLNLDPSKTEQLFPRAANGKAPLAGRPAGSSATELSPRSHGAEACKREGLCLNGGASLSRSLELIQNKEPSSKHISLCHELHTLFRVMWSGRWALVSPFAMLHSVWSLIPAFRGYDQQDAQEFLCELLHKVQQELESEGTKRRILIPFSQRKLTKQVLKVVNTIFHGQLLSQVTCVSCNYKSNTIEPFWDLSLEFPERYHCIEKGFIPLNQTQCLLTEMLAKFTETEALEGRIYACDQCNSKRRKSNPKPLVLSEARKQLMIYRLPQVLRLHLKRFRWSGRNHREKIGVHVVFDQVLTMEPYCCRDMLSSLDKETFAYDLSAVVMHHGKGFGSGHYTAYCYNTEGGFWVHCNDSKLNVCSVEEVCKTQAYILFYTQRTVQGNARISETQLQTQVQSSNNDEGRPRTFP